One Actinosynnema pretiosum DNA segment encodes these proteins:
- a CDS encoding DUF948 domain-containing protein gives MSPGQIAALVAAGAFVLLVLLMGIALFKLGRTLDEATIAIRKAHQNSDPIFSGANATITHVNTQLERVDGITANARAVTGNVSALTSLFTATLGGPLVKAAALSYGVSKAVRSRRKAAEARVNKHAARRTRRGNR, from the coding sequence GTGTCGCCAGGGCAGATCGCCGCGCTGGTCGCCGCCGGCGCGTTCGTGCTGCTTGTGCTGCTCATGGGGATCGCCCTCTTCAAGCTCGGGCGCACGCTCGACGAGGCGACGATCGCCATCCGCAAGGCGCACCAGAACAGCGACCCGATCTTCAGCGGCGCCAACGCCACGATCACGCACGTCAACACCCAGTTGGAGCGCGTGGACGGCATCACCGCCAACGCGCGTGCGGTGACCGGCAACGTGTCCGCGCTGACGTCCCTGTTCACCGCCACCCTCGGCGGGCCCCTGGTCAAGGCCGCCGCGCTGTCCTACGGCGTGAGCAAGGCCGTCCGGTCCCGCCGCAAGGCCGCCGAGGCCAGGGTGAACAAGCACGCCGCGCGTCGCACGCGCAGGGGGAA
- a CDS encoding cupin domain-containing protein, with protein sequence MTARSLADLVAPDGVGRFFAAVQGRTHLRFPGERSRFADLLPWSEVNRVLRQHRLEFPRLRLAKDGEVVPAHVYSELVDTRRAGQVPRVLPGKLAEQVRGGATLVLDSVQELVGAVGDLAVGLEHELRERVQVNAYAGWGVTHGFDVHWDDHDAIVVQVSGRKRWRIHGFTRVAPMVRDVELPPRPEGGPLDEFVLEAGEVLYLPRGCWHDVSAVGEESLHLTIGVNRATGVDLVAWLADQLRADEAFRGDLPRFGTAAEQAGHAALLRARLLERLDDGVVARFLADRDAQAPAVEHVGLPWTATSALLPEDDGAEVLLLAPRAVLSREGDAVVLAAVGRRLVFAGAAEPVLAALLGGRARTVTSLVEAGGPALDRVTVRALLGELVAQGLLSPK encoded by the coding sequence GTGACCGCTCGGAGCCTGGCCGACCTCGTCGCACCGGACGGGGTCGGCCGCTTCTTCGCGGCGGTGCAGGGGCGGACCCACCTCAGGTTCCCTGGGGAGAGGAGCAGGTTCGCGGACCTGCTGCCCTGGTCCGAGGTCAACCGGGTGCTGCGGCAGCACCGGTTGGAGTTCCCCAGGTTGCGGCTGGCCAAGGACGGCGAGGTGGTGCCCGCGCACGTCTACTCGGAGCTGGTGGACACCCGGCGGGCCGGGCAGGTGCCGAGGGTGCTGCCGGGGAAGTTGGCCGAGCAGGTGCGCGGCGGGGCGACGCTGGTGCTGGACTCGGTGCAGGAGCTGGTGGGCGCGGTCGGCGACCTGGCCGTGGGGCTGGAGCACGAGCTGCGCGAGCGGGTGCAGGTGAACGCCTACGCGGGCTGGGGCGTCACGCACGGGTTCGACGTCCACTGGGACGACCACGACGCGATCGTCGTGCAGGTGTCCGGGCGCAAGCGCTGGCGGATCCACGGGTTCACCAGGGTGGCCCCGATGGTGCGGGACGTCGAGCTGCCGCCCAGGCCCGAGGGCGGGCCGCTGGACGAGTTCGTGCTGGAGGCGGGCGAGGTGCTGTACCTGCCGCGCGGGTGCTGGCACGACGTGTCCGCGGTGGGCGAGGAGTCGCTGCACCTGACCATCGGGGTGAACCGGGCGACCGGGGTGGACCTGGTGGCGTGGCTGGCCGACCAGCTGCGGGCCGACGAGGCGTTCCGGGGCGACCTGCCGAGGTTCGGCACGGCCGCCGAGCAGGCGGGGCACGCGGCGCTGCTGCGGGCCAGGCTGCTGGAGCGGCTGGACGACGGCGTGGTGGCGCGGTTCCTGGCCGACCGGGACGCGCAGGCGCCCGCGGTGGAGCACGTCGGGCTGCCGTGGACGGCGACGTCGGCGCTGCTCCCGGAGGACGACGGGGCCGAGGTGCTGCTGCTCGCGCCGAGGGCGGTGCTCTCGCGCGAGGGCGACGCGGTGGTGCTGGCGGCGGTCGGGAGGCGGCTGGTGTTCGCGGGCGCGGCGGAGCCGGTGCTGGCGGCGCTGCTGGGCGGTCGGGCACGCACGGTGACGTCGTTGGTCGAAGCGGGCGGTCCTGCTCTCGATCGGGTGACTGTGCGCGCCCTGCTCGGGGAACTGGTGGCCCAAGGGCTGCTCTCACCGAAGTGA